A single window of Mycobacterium sp. ITM-2016-00318 DNA harbors:
- a CDS encoding enoyl-CoA hydratase — protein sequence MIGVTRSGHVMTLEMQRAERRNALNSALVDGLREAIEKAASEDVRAVVVTGQGHVFSSGADLSDPSSVAEELPDKAKALNLAIDAAPVPVIGAINGPAIGAGVILSLICDLRVVAPDAYFQFPVAKYGLALDNWSIRRLTSLVGAGRARGMLFGAERLTSDVALQTGMANRIGTLADAQAWAAEIAGFAPLALQHAKRVLNDDGAYEEPRPVHQELFDKAWSSQDVIEAQMARIEKRPPNFRGA from the coding sequence ATGATTGGAGTGACCCGCAGCGGCCACGTGATGACTTTGGAGATGCAGCGCGCCGAGCGCCGCAACGCGCTCAACAGCGCTCTGGTCGACGGGCTGCGCGAAGCGATCGAGAAGGCCGCAAGCGAGGACGTCCGCGCCGTCGTGGTGACCGGCCAGGGCCACGTGTTCAGCTCGGGTGCCGATCTCAGCGACCCGTCGAGCGTCGCCGAGGAGCTTCCCGACAAGGCGAAGGCGCTCAACCTCGCCATCGACGCGGCGCCGGTGCCCGTGATCGGCGCCATCAACGGGCCCGCGATCGGGGCCGGTGTCATCCTGTCGTTGATCTGCGACCTGCGCGTCGTCGCGCCAGACGCGTACTTCCAGTTTCCCGTCGCGAAATACGGCCTGGCGCTAGACAACTGGAGCATCCGCCGACTGACCTCACTGGTCGGTGCGGGCCGGGCGCGAGGCATGCTGTTCGGAGCGGAACGGCTGACGTCCGACGTCGCGCTGCAGACCGGCATGGCCAACCGGATCGGCACGCTTGCCGACGCGCAGGCGTGGGCTGCTGAGATCGCCGGGTTCGCGCCGCTGGCACTGCAGCACGCCAAGCGAGTGCTCAACGACGACGGCGCCTACGAGGAGCCCCGGCCCGTGCATCAAGAACTCTTCGACAAGGCGTGGAGCAGCCAGGACGTGATCGAGGCGCAGATGGCCCGGATCGAGAAGCGGCCGCCGAACTTCCGGGGGGCCTGA
- a CDS encoding carboxyl transferase domain-containing protein, with amino-acid sequence MSRIGALELRDAVLDEGSFRSWDSPPVPIARSDSYRRELADAEAATGLDESVITGEGRVLGRRVAVVACEFDFLAGSIGVAAAERITAAVARATAERLPLLASPSSGGTRMQEGTVAFLQMVKIAAAVELHKRAHLPYLVYLRHPTTGGVFASWGSLGHITVAEPGALIGFLGPRVYEHLYGEPFPSGVQTAENLQRHGVIDAVIPLDRLRGVLDRALKVVADAPEPPPPAPPTEPQPDVPAWDSVVASRRPDRPGVAQLLRHGATEWALLSGTAFGEGATTLLALARFGGQPAVVLGQQRLVGGTRTRGGEEGLVGPVALREARRGMALAAGLKLPLVSVIDTAGPALSAEAEQGGLAGEIARCVAELVTLDTPTVSVLLGQGSGGPALAMVPADRVLAALHGWLAPLPPEGASAIVFRDVDHAPELAAAQGIRSADLLRDGIVDVVVGELPDAADEPVEFIERMSAAIAGELHRLRAVPDEQRMAARFERYRRIGLPGG; translated from the coding sequence GTGAGCCGGATCGGTGCCCTCGAGCTGCGGGATGCCGTGCTGGATGAGGGATCCTTCCGCAGCTGGGACTCCCCGCCGGTGCCGATCGCCCGCAGCGACTCGTACCGCCGCGAGCTGGCCGACGCCGAGGCTGCCACGGGTCTCGACGAGTCGGTCATCACCGGCGAGGGCCGTGTTCTGGGCAGGCGCGTGGCGGTGGTGGCGTGCGAGTTCGACTTCCTCGCCGGATCGATCGGGGTGGCCGCCGCCGAACGCATCACCGCCGCCGTGGCCCGGGCCACCGCCGAACGCCTGCCACTGCTGGCCTCGCCCAGTTCGGGTGGCACCCGCATGCAGGAGGGCACGGTCGCGTTCCTGCAGATGGTCAAGATCGCCGCGGCCGTCGAGCTGCACAAGCGGGCCCATCTGCCCTATCTCGTGTACCTGCGCCACCCCACCACCGGCGGAGTGTTCGCGTCGTGGGGCTCGCTGGGCCACATCACGGTCGCCGAGCCGGGTGCGCTGATCGGCTTTCTGGGCCCGCGCGTGTACGAGCACCTCTACGGCGAGCCGTTCCCGTCCGGCGTTCAGACCGCGGAAAACCTGCAGCGCCACGGCGTCATCGATGCCGTCATCCCGCTGGACCGCCTTCGCGGTGTGCTGGACCGCGCGCTCAAGGTCGTCGCCGACGCTCCAGAACCGCCGCCGCCCGCACCACCGACCGAACCCCAGCCCGACGTGCCCGCGTGGGATTCGGTGGTGGCTTCGCGACGGCCGGACCGCCCCGGCGTCGCGCAGCTGCTGCGCCACGGGGCGACGGAATGGGCCTTGTTGTCGGGCACCGCCTTCGGTGAGGGCGCCACGACGCTGCTGGCGCTGGCCCGGTTCGGCGGCCAACCGGCGGTGGTGCTGGGGCAACAGCGGCTGGTCGGGGGGACCCGCACGCGAGGAGGAGAAGAAGGTCTCGTCGGGCCGGTCGCATTACGCGAAGCGCGGCGCGGTATGGCGCTGGCCGCGGGGCTGAAGCTGCCGCTGGTGTCGGTGATCGACACGGCTGGGCCGGCATTGTCGGCCGAGGCCGAGCAGGGCGGTCTGGCCGGCGAGATCGCACGCTGCGTTGCCGAGTTGGTCACCCTCGATACGCCGACGGTGTCGGTCTTGCTCGGGCAGGGCAGCGGCGGTCCCGCGCTGGCGATGGTGCCCGCCGATCGGGTGCTGGCGGCGCTGCACGGGTGGCTCGCGCCGCTACCGCCTGAGGGCGCGAGCGCGATCGTGTTCCGCGATGTCGACCACGCTCCCGAACTTGCTGCGGCGCAGGGCATCCGGTCGGCCGACCTATTGCGCGACGGCATCGTCGACGTCGTCGTCGGTGAGCTCCCGGACGCCGCCGATGAACCTGTCGAGTTCATCGAAAGGATGTCGGCGGCCATCGCGGGTGAGCTACACCGGCTGCGCGCGGTTCCCGACGAGCAGCGCATGGCCGCCCGATTCGAGCGGTACCGCCGCATCGGGCTCCCGGGCGGCTAA
- a CDS encoding DUF3072 domain-containing protein, producing MSDDPGAAPQENPQKDRSDWATGDEPMTGPQRSYLNTLAQEAGEQIPENLTKAQASELIDRLQNQTGRGNS from the coding sequence ATGAGTGACGATCCGGGCGCCGCGCCCCAGGAGAACCCGCAGAAGGACCGGTCGGACTGGGCGACAGGGGACGAGCCGATGACCGGCCCGCAACGCAGCTACCTGAACACCCTCGCGCAGGAGGCCGGCGAACAGATTCCGGAGAACCTCACCAAGGCCCAGGCCTCGGAACTGATCGACCGGTTGCAGAATCAGACCGGGCGGGGGAACTCGTGA
- a CDS encoding TetR/AcrR family transcriptional regulator, translating into MRRSSTETKAVILAAAKERFAQSGFERATIRAIAADADIDPSMVMRYFGSKDQLFAAAADFDLQIPDLSGVADADVGARIVDYFMDRWERDEALVVLLRSSTSNDVAAQRMREIFAGQLIPVIAAIDPVRPERRASLVASQMLGLALCRYVLRLPPIVAMSHDEVVGWLGPTIARYLFQ; encoded by the coding sequence ATGCGTAGATCCTCTACAGAGACCAAGGCGGTGATCCTGGCTGCGGCCAAGGAGCGGTTCGCCCAATCGGGCTTCGAACGCGCCACAATCCGCGCGATCGCCGCCGACGCCGACATCGACCCCTCGATGGTGATGCGGTACTTCGGCAGCAAGGATCAGCTGTTCGCCGCGGCAGCCGACTTCGACCTGCAGATTCCCGACCTCTCCGGGGTGGCCGACGCGGACGTCGGCGCGCGCATCGTCGACTACTTCATGGACCGCTGGGAACGCGACGAGGCGCTCGTCGTGCTGCTGCGATCAAGCACGTCCAACGACGTGGCCGCCCAGCGGATGCGCGAGATCTTCGCCGGGCAGCTGATCCCTGTGATCGCCGCCATCGATCCGGTGCGTCCCGAGCGCCGCGCCAGCCTGGTGGCGTCGCAGATGCTCGGCCTGGCGCTGTGTCGCTACGTGCTGCGGCTGCCGCCGATCGTGGCGATGTCACACGACGAGGTGGTGGGGTGGCTCGGACCCACGATTGCGCGGTACCTGTTCCAGTAG
- a CDS encoding FAD-dependent oxidoreductase — translation MNSTYDTDVLVVGAGPTGLTLAASLVARGIATTVVDRQAAGANTSRAAVVNARSLEVLEGLDVARRLVKEGIPAPVFTIRDRQHTLIEIDFSGLPTAYPYSLMVPQSTTEKLLGDRLVELGGTVIRPKTLTSLAQDADGVTASFDDGDVIRARYLVGADGMHSGVREHAGIGFEGGRYEESFVLADVLLSGEVPADEVLLFWATAGLTVVAPLPDGSYRVVAPVADAPEHPSVEFVQRLLDERGLGAGRMVVADVVWGSRFGIHHRVADTYRAGRLLLAGDAAHVHSPAGGQGMNLGIQDAVALSEALSAVLGGGTQSLLDDYSAARRPMARDVVSLTDRLTRLATMPRMARPIRNLAIGLAGRFPFVQRALAMRLSGLVYR, via the coding sequence ATGAACAGCACATATGACACCGACGTCCTGGTAGTAGGCGCGGGTCCGACAGGTCTGACGCTGGCCGCATCCCTGGTTGCGCGGGGCATCGCGACCACCGTCGTGGACCGGCAGGCCGCCGGCGCGAACACCTCGCGGGCAGCCGTCGTGAATGCGCGATCCCTTGAGGTGCTCGAAGGCCTCGATGTGGCGCGTCGCCTGGTCAAGGAAGGCATACCGGCGCCCGTGTTCACCATTCGCGATCGGCAGCACACTCTGATCGAGATCGACTTCAGCGGGCTACCGACCGCTTATCCCTACTCGCTGATGGTGCCCCAATCGACGACCGAGAAGCTGCTGGGAGACCGTCTGGTCGAACTCGGCGGCACCGTCATCCGACCCAAGACGCTGACGTCTCTGGCGCAGGACGCCGACGGCGTGACGGCGTCGTTCGACGACGGCGACGTCATCCGTGCGCGCTATCTGGTTGGCGCCGACGGTATGCACAGCGGGGTGCGCGAACACGCCGGCATCGGCTTCGAGGGCGGCCGGTACGAGGAGTCCTTCGTGCTGGCGGATGTCCTGTTGTCCGGCGAGGTCCCCGCCGACGAGGTCCTTCTGTTCTGGGCGACCGCGGGGTTGACCGTCGTCGCGCCGCTGCCGGACGGCAGTTACCGCGTCGTGGCGCCGGTCGCCGACGCGCCGGAGCATCCGTCGGTCGAGTTCGTCCAGCGACTGCTCGACGAACGCGGCCTCGGCGCCGGACGAATGGTCGTCGCGGACGTGGTCTGGGGATCGCGCTTCGGCATCCACCATCGCGTCGCCGACACATACCGGGCCGGACGCCTGCTGCTCGCGGGCGACGCCGCGCATGTACACAGTCCCGCGGGTGGGCAGGGCATGAACCTCGGCATCCAGGACGCCGTCGCGCTGAGTGAGGCTCTTTCGGCTGTCCTTGGCGGCGGCACCCAGTCACTGCTCGACGATTACAGCGCGGCCCGTCGCCCGATGGCCCGCGATGTCGTCTCATTGACCGATCGGCTCACCCGGCTGGCGACGATGCCCCGCATGGCTCGTCCGATCCGCAATCTCGCGATCGGCCTGGCAGGACGGTTCCCCTTCGTCCAGCGGGCGCTGGCGATGCGGCTGAGCGGACTCGTCTACCGCTGA
- a CDS encoding NAD(P)/FAD-dependent oxidoreductase codes for MATIEADYLVIGAGATAMAFVDTLVNESDARVVMVDRNHSPGGHWNAAYPFVRLHQPSAYYGVNSRRLGSDTIDSTGPNKGYYELAGGAEVCAYFDAVMHQQLLPTGQVKYFPMSEYVGDGRVRTLGGDDVDVAARKIVDSTFVGITVPSMRRPPYDVAAGVDCIPPNELPRHKARDRYVIVGAGKTAMDTCLWLLRHGIAPERLSWIKPRDSWLLNRANVQPGPQFTKKVLADVTAQLKSVEKAESIDDLFARLADAESLLRIDESVRPEMYRCAIVSLAELEQLRRITDVVRMGHVQSIEPGRVVLDDGTVPVAASALHIDCTAVGLGRGDVTAVFDDDRITLQTVRTCQPVFSAALIGHVEATYGDNGAKNSLCLPIPNPEVPLDWLRMMRIYNENQIRWFDEPDMMAWLDSARLNILSHSTASVSPRAREKIIGVMRAQLRKTNDKLEALLA; via the coding sequence TTGGCGACTATCGAAGCCGACTATCTGGTGATCGGGGCGGGTGCCACGGCGATGGCGTTCGTCGACACGTTGGTCAACGAGAGCGACGCGCGCGTCGTCATGGTGGACCGCAACCACTCCCCCGGCGGGCACTGGAACGCTGCCTATCCCTTCGTGCGACTGCACCAGCCCTCCGCCTACTACGGCGTGAACTCGCGGCGGCTCGGCAGCGACACCATCGACAGCACCGGGCCGAACAAGGGCTACTACGAGCTGGCAGGCGGCGCGGAGGTGTGCGCCTACTTCGACGCGGTGATGCATCAGCAGCTGCTGCCGACCGGCCAGGTCAAGTACTTCCCGATGAGCGAGTACGTCGGCGACGGCCGCGTCCGCACCCTCGGCGGCGACGACGTCGACGTGGCGGCCCGAAAAATCGTCGACTCGACGTTCGTCGGGATCACGGTGCCGTCGATGCGGCGCCCGCCCTACGACGTGGCAGCCGGGGTCGACTGCATTCCGCCCAACGAACTGCCCCGCCACAAGGCCCGCGATCGCTATGTGATCGTCGGGGCCGGCAAGACCGCAATGGACACCTGCCTGTGGCTGCTGCGGCACGGCATCGCGCCCGAGCGGCTCTCCTGGATCAAGCCCCGCGACTCCTGGCTGCTCAACCGCGCCAACGTCCAGCCGGGGCCGCAGTTCACCAAGAAGGTGCTCGCCGACGTCACCGCCCAGCTGAAGTCCGTCGAGAAGGCCGAATCGATCGACGACCTGTTCGCCCGGCTTGCCGATGCCGAGTCGCTCCTGCGGATCGACGAGTCGGTGCGACCCGAGATGTATCGCTGCGCGATCGTGTCGCTCGCCGAACTCGAGCAACTGCGCCGCATCACCGACGTCGTTCGGATGGGACACGTGCAATCGATCGAGCCCGGCCGGGTCGTGCTCGACGACGGCACTGTGCCGGTGGCCGCATCGGCGCTGCATATCGACTGCACCGCAGTGGGTTTGGGCCGCGGCGACGTGACCGCGGTATTCGACGACGACCGCATCACACTGCAGACGGTGCGCACCTGCCAGCCGGTATTCAGCGCGGCGTTGATCGGGCATGTCGAGGCGACCTACGGCGACAACGGCGCCAAGAACTCGCTCTGCCTGCCGATCCCCAATCCGGAGGTTCCGCTGGATTGGCTGCGAATGATGCGGATCTACAACGAGAATCAAATCCGGTGGTTCGACGAACCCGACATGATGGCATGGCTCGATTCGGCCAGGCTCAACATTCTCAGCCACTCGACGGCGTCGGTCAGCCCGCGCGCACGGGAGAAGATCATCGGGGTGATGCGCGCGCAGCTGCGCAAGACCAACGACAAGCTCGAAGCTCTGCTGGCGTAG
- a CDS encoding ABC transporter ATP-binding protein: MTATDTAPVDVPEDPDEQRIERWRGRLDEQRDDDLPIDEALPRRREARALLYSLLRPYRWTVAFLAVIVVVENAARLSVPLLVQRGIDHGIPPIIDGGPAHTLMAVVGALCVVVVVQAFSRMFFLRRSGRIGQKVLLELRRRVFRHFQRLDIAFHDRYTSGRVVSRSTNDVEAIQDMLETGFDSLITAVLTLAGTSILLIALDVRLGLMCLVAFPILVLLVWWFRNESAKTYRRVRESAALVIVQFVETMTGIKAVQAYRREPRNQQIFEDIADRYRSDNERTFKLLAIFMPGVKLVGNITTAVVLLYGGYRVLHGQMTIGTLAAFLLYLRMFFEPMQEISQFFNTFQSAASALEKLAGVLAERPGIEDPEHPVRLDSVRGDVAFRDVHFSYVPGREVLPDLNLTVPAGQTVALVGTTGAGKTTIAKLIARFYDPTSGAVTLDGIDLRELSQSELRRHVVMVTQENFMFDGTVADNIRFGRPDATDDEVQGAAAAVGADRFIESLPERYDTDVAKRGGRLSAGQRQLVAFARAFLADPAVLILDEATSSLDIPSERMVQGALDTVLADRTALVIAHRLSTVEVADRVLVLEHGRIVEDGPPAELIHRSDGRYAALHRAWIESLA, translated from the coding sequence ATGACCGCCACTGACACCGCCCCGGTCGACGTCCCCGAGGATCCCGACGAGCAGCGCATCGAGCGCTGGCGTGGCCGGCTCGACGAGCAGCGCGACGACGACCTGCCGATCGACGAGGCGCTGCCCCGCAGGCGTGAAGCGCGTGCCTTGCTGTACTCGCTGCTGCGGCCGTACCGGTGGACGGTCGCGTTTCTCGCCGTCATCGTCGTGGTGGAAAACGCTGCGCGGCTTTCGGTCCCGCTACTTGTACAGCGCGGCATCGACCACGGCATCCCGCCGATCATCGACGGCGGGCCAGCCCACACGCTGATGGCGGTCGTCGGCGCGCTCTGCGTGGTCGTCGTCGTGCAGGCCTTCAGCCGGATGTTCTTCCTGCGCCGTTCGGGACGCATCGGCCAGAAGGTGCTGCTCGAGTTGCGGCGCCGGGTGTTCCGGCATTTCCAGCGCCTCGACATCGCCTTCCACGACCGCTACACCTCCGGTCGTGTCGTCAGCAGGTCGACCAACGACGTCGAAGCCATCCAGGACATGCTCGAAACGGGCTTCGACAGCCTGATCACCGCCGTTCTCACGCTGGCGGGTACGTCGATCCTCCTCATCGCACTCGACGTGCGCCTCGGGCTGATGTGCCTTGTGGCGTTCCCGATCCTCGTCCTGCTGGTGTGGTGGTTCCGCAACGAGTCGGCCAAGACGTATCGCCGGGTCCGTGAAAGCGCGGCCCTGGTGATCGTGCAGTTCGTCGAGACGATGACCGGCATCAAGGCTGTGCAGGCCTATCGCCGCGAACCGCGCAACCAGCAGATCTTCGAAGACATCGCCGACCGCTACCGCTCCGACAACGAGCGCACGTTCAAGTTGTTGGCGATCTTCATGCCGGGTGTGAAGCTGGTCGGCAACATCACCACCGCCGTGGTGCTGCTCTACGGCGGCTACCGGGTGCTGCACGGGCAGATGACGATCGGCACGCTCGCTGCGTTCCTGCTGTATCTGCGTATGTTCTTCGAGCCGATGCAGGAGATCTCGCAGTTCTTCAACACCTTTCAGTCGGCGGCTTCGGCGCTGGAGAAGCTGGCGGGCGTACTCGCCGAGCGTCCCGGTATCGAGGATCCCGAACATCCGGTGAGGCTGGACTCGGTGCGCGGCGACGTCGCTTTCCGCGACGTGCACTTCTCGTATGTGCCCGGGCGCGAGGTGCTGCCGGATCTGAACCTGACGGTCCCCGCCGGGCAGACCGTCGCACTCGTCGGCACCACCGGCGCGGGCAAGACGACCATCGCCAAGCTCATCGCGCGGTTCTACGATCCGACATCGGGTGCGGTGACGCTGGACGGCATCGACCTTCGTGAGCTGTCGCAGAGCGAGTTGCGCCGCCACGTCGTGATGGTCACCCAGGAGAACTTCATGTTCGACGGCACCGTCGCCGACAACATCCGGTTCGGGCGGCCTGACGCCACCGACGACGAGGTGCAGGGGGCGGCGGCCGCCGTCGGCGCGGACCGGTTCATCGAAAGCCTGCCGGAGAGATACGACACCGATGTGGCCAAGCGCGGCGGTCGGTTGTCAGCAGGGCAACGGCAGCTCGTCGCGTTCGCGCGGGCTTTCCTCGCCGACCCGGCCGTGCTGATCCTCGACGAGGCGACGTCGTCGCTGGACATCCCGAGCGAGCGCATGGTGCAGGGGGCGCTGGATACCGTGCTTGCCGACCGCACGGCCCTCGTCATCGCGCACCGGCTGTCGACGGTGGAGGTGGCCGATCGCGTGTTGGTCCTCGAGCACGGCCGCATCGTCGAAGACGGCCCGCCCGCCGAACTGATCCACCGCAGCGACGGCAGATACGCCGCGCTGCACCGGGCGTGGATCGAGTCGCTGGCCTGA
- a CDS encoding ABC transporter ATP-binding protein yields the protein MTLTEPNLDTLRAASAVAPPPARKRTSSDLWRLLPYLMPYRVRWIAMISVALLSLVATVAIPLMTKAVIDGPVRHQDQRGLWLLGSAAMGIGISEAVLWFIRRWLVARGTMGVEADIRKDLYARLQILPMSFHGRWQSGQLLSRIMNDLSTIRRFMSFGMVFLLLNVIQITVVTAILLAMYWPLGVVVLVSIAPIAATVLHFQKEYTRLSRLAQDQSGHVATHVEESALGLRVVKSFGREEYVYDRFDDQLNNLYDTQVRRVSVSAKFWTLLEIIPNLTLIVVLGLGAYAAGHNYVTMGTLVAFITMMLSLVWPIASLGFLLSMTQESFTAANRIAEIFDAPLEIEDGARDQASGKGRLELVDVGFRFPDGEPDQWALRHVNVTVEPGETLALIGATGSGKSVLASLLSRLYDVTEGAIRIDGTDIRDLSLPALRQTVATAFEDPTLFSMSVAENLRLGRPRATEDEMARAIEVAAAEFVYDLPFGLDTRIGEQGMSLSGGQRQRLSLARAILSAPKILVLDDTLSALDVHTEAVVEKALRRVLHAVTGIVVANRASTVLLADKVALLEDGTITHVGTHSELLATVPQYRYLLAADDELDDGVERACPWEDDENRSRLGKAYQEHEATDRACEARDREFVTSEAEGR from the coding sequence ATTACTTTGACTGAACCGAACCTGGATACGCTGCGCGCGGCGTCCGCAGTGGCGCCGCCACCGGCTCGCAAGCGCACCAGCTCGGACCTCTGGCGGCTGCTGCCGTATCTGATGCCGTATCGGGTGCGCTGGATCGCGATGATCTCCGTGGCGCTGCTGAGCCTCGTCGCCACCGTGGCGATCCCGCTGATGACCAAGGCCGTCATCGACGGGCCGGTGCGCCATCAGGATCAGCGCGGTCTGTGGCTGCTCGGCAGCGCCGCGATGGGCATCGGCATCTCCGAGGCGGTGCTGTGGTTCATCCGCCGTTGGCTGGTGGCCCGCGGCACGATGGGGGTCGAGGCCGACATCCGCAAGGACCTCTACGCCCGACTGCAGATTCTGCCGATGTCCTTCCACGGACGCTGGCAGTCGGGCCAGCTGCTGTCGCGAATCATGAACGACCTGAGCACGATTCGCCGCTTCATGTCCTTCGGCATGGTCTTCCTGCTTCTCAACGTCATCCAGATCACCGTCGTAACGGCCATCCTGCTGGCCATGTACTGGCCGCTCGGCGTCGTCGTGCTGGTGTCGATCGCGCCGATCGCGGCGACGGTGCTGCACTTCCAGAAGGAGTACACCCGGCTGTCGCGGCTGGCGCAGGACCAGTCCGGTCACGTCGCCACGCACGTCGAGGAATCGGCGCTCGGCCTTCGGGTGGTGAAGTCGTTCGGCCGCGAGGAGTACGTCTACGACCGGTTCGACGACCAGCTCAACAACCTCTACGACACGCAGGTCAGGCGAGTGTCGGTGTCCGCGAAGTTCTGGACGCTGCTGGAGATCATCCCGAACCTGACGCTGATCGTGGTGCTGGGCCTGGGGGCTTACGCTGCGGGCCACAATTACGTGACGATGGGCACGCTTGTCGCGTTCATCACGATGATGCTGTCGCTCGTCTGGCCCATCGCGTCGCTTGGCTTCCTGCTGTCGATGACCCAGGAGTCGTTCACCGCGGCGAACCGCATCGCCGAGATCTTCGACGCGCCACTCGAGATCGAGGACGGCGCACGGGATCAGGCATCGGGCAAAGGCCGGTTGGAGCTGGTCGACGTGGGCTTCCGGTTCCCCGACGGCGAGCCGGACCAATGGGCGCTGCGGCACGTCAACGTCACCGTCGAACCCGGCGAGACGCTGGCCCTCATCGGCGCCACCGGATCGGGCAAGTCGGTGCTCGCGAGCCTGCTGTCACGGCTCTACGACGTGACCGAGGGGGCCATCCGCATCGACGGCACGGACATCCGCGATCTGTCGCTGCCCGCGCTGCGCCAGACCGTCGCGACCGCGTTCGAGGACCCGACGCTGTTCTCCATGTCGGTCGCCGAGAACCTGCGCCTCGGCCGCCCGCGTGCGACCGAGGACGAGATGGCCCGAGCCATCGAAGTGGCGGCAGCAGAGTTCGTCTACGACCTGCCGTTCGGCCTCGACACCCGGATCGGCGAACAGGGCATGAGCCTGTCCGGCGGTCAGCGGCAACGGCTTTCGCTGGCCCGCGCGATCCTGTCGGCGCCGAAGATCCTCGTGCTCGACGACACCCTCTCCGCTCTCGACGTCCACACCGAGGCGGTCGTCGAGAAGGCGCTGCGACGCGTGCTGCACGCGGTGACGGGCATCGTCGTGGCGAACCGCGCGTCGACGGTTTTGCTGGCCGACAAGGTGGCGCTGCTCGAAGACGGCACCATCACCCACGTCGGCACGCATTCGGAGCTTCTCGCGACGGTGCCTCAGTACCGGTACCTGCTTGCCGCCGACGACGAGCTCGACGACGGCGTCGAGCGTGCGTGCCCATGGGAGGACGACGAGAACCGCAGCAGGCTCGGCAAGGCCTATCAGGAGCACGAGGCCACCGACAGAGCGTGCGAGGCCCGCGACCGCGAGTTCGTCACGAGTGAGGCCGAGGGCCGATGA